ATCCGTTATAATCCACATACCGAGCGATTTGAAGTTTCCATGAGGATATTTCCCGATGACCTGGACCGGGCCTTACTGGAGCGAAGCGGGCTCCATACCCATCTGGCCACCGAACTGGAACATTCCTTTGCCGACAGTCTCCTGAGCCTTTATATCCTGGAAGATTTTGCCCTGGAGGTAAACGGAGAAAAACTCTCCCTGAATTACCTGGGAAAAGAACCCGAATCGGATGCCATCTGGTGCTACCTGGAATCCTCCAGGGTGAGTGCTCCTGAAACCATCACCGTACAGAATGCCATTCTTATGGAGTACTTCCCCGACCAGCTTAATATGATCCAGGTCTACCTGGGAAAATGGAACAAAGGGCTCATGCTCGATCGCGATCAAAGGAGCGGCAGGCTGCTAATCCCGGGCAGCTGATTAATCCAGTTCCAGTTTGAGTTGCTCCAGCTGCCTGTTGATATAAGCCAGTTCTTCATCCGATACATGCAAGTTAAGCGCAGCGGCATTCTGCTTCACCTGCTCGTCGGTCCTTGCACCCACCAGTGCCACGGTAATCCCCGGCTGGCGAAGGGTCCATGCAATTACCAGTTGAGAAAGTGTGGCACCCTTCTCCCCGGCAAGGGGCTTGATCTTCTCCAGGAACTTATTGGTCCTGATCAGGTTATTGATCTTGAAATGAGGTGTTTCAGGACGGTTATCTCCGGGGGCAAAAGGATAGTCAGGCGTAATTTTCCCGGTGAGCAGTCCTCGCTGAAGCGGACTGTAGGCCAGGATTCCGCAGTTGTTTTCGAGGCACCAGGGCACCACATCCTGCTCAATCTCCCTGTGGACCATGCTGTAGGGAACCTGGTTGGAGCTGAGTTCCACCACCGACCTGGCCTGGTCCATTTGTTCCACGGAATAATTGCTGACCCCGGCAGCCCTGATCTTTCCCTGCTCCATCAGTATTCGGAAAGCCTCCATGGCCTCCTCAATGGGGGTGGTATGATCGGGCCAGTGAATCTGGTAGAGATCAATGTAATCGGTTCCCAGGCGCTTCAGGCTC
This window of the Bacteroidales bacterium genome carries:
- a CDS encoding aldo/keto reductase, with the protein product MEKRRLGLSALQLSPIALGAWAIGGWMWGGSEKKDSLKAIRACLDYGISSLDTAPIYGFGQSEELIGEAIKGKRDKYEILTKAGMRWEGKKGEYFFTTNDNSGVQRDIYKYSGRDSLIAECEESLKRLGTDYIDLYQIHWPDHTTPIEEAMEAFRILMEQGKIRAAGVSNYSVEQMDQARSVVELSSNQVPYSMVHREIEQDVVPWCLENNCGILAYSPLQRGLLTGKITPDYPFAPGDNRPETPHFKINNLIRTNKFLEKIKPLAGEKGATLSQLVIAWTLRQPGITVALVGARTDEQVKQNAAALNLHVSDEELAYINRQLEQLKLELD